GGCATAATATTGAAATTCTTAACCAGTACGTCAAGCACGTTGGGGGAAATAAACGCCGGCAGGCTCGGTCCGAGCCGGATGTCCTTGATCCCCAGGTGCAGCAGAGAGAGCAGGATGACACAGGCCTTCTGCTCATACCATGACAATACCATGGAGAGCGGCAGGTCGTTGACATCGCATTCGAAGGCGTTGGCCAAGGCGACCGCAATCTGCACGGCGGAGTAGGCGTCGTTGCACTGGCCCACGTCCAGGAGCCTGGGAATGCCGCCGATGTCCCCGAGATCCATGTCGAAGAAACGGAATTTGCCGCAGGCCAGGGTCAATACAACACTGTCCGCGGGCACCTTTTCGACAAATTCGGTGTAGTAGTTGCGGCCGGGCTTGGCGCCGTCGCAGCCGGCAACCAGGAAGAAGTGCCTGATAGCCTTGTTTTTCACGGCTTCGATGACCTTGTCGGCCACGCCCAGGACGGCATTGCGGGCAAAGCCCACCATGACGGACTTACCGGGGGCATCCTCCTCAAACCCCGGCATGGCCAGCGCTTTTTCGACAAGCGGGGTGAAGTCTTTATCGACGAGGTGCGTCACGCCGGGCCAACCCACCAGGCCGGTCGTATAGATATTGCCCTTGTATTCATCTCTGGGTTTCTGGATGCAGTTGGTGGTCATCAGGATGGGCCCCGGGAAGGCGGCGAACTCCCTGGCCTGATTCTGCCAGGCGGTCCCGTAATGGCCGTAAAAGTGGTCGTATTTTTTAAGCTCCGGATAACCGTGACAGGGCAGCATCTCACCGTGGGTGTACACGTTGATGCCCTTGCCCTGACTTTGCTTCAGTACTTCTTCCAGGTCCTTGAGGTCGTGACCCGAGACCAGGATGGCCTTGCCCTTCTTCGCCCCCAGGGGGACACTGGTGGGGACGGGATGGCCGTAGGTCCCCGTGTTGCCGGCATCCAGAAGTTCCATGGCCTTGAGATTCACCTCGCCGCATTTCAGCGCCAGCCCGACGAGTTCGTCAACACCGATGTCGTCGTTGAGGGTGGCTGCCAGGCCTTCATAGATGAAGGCGTAAATGGCATCGTCCGTCTGGCCGAGGATACGGGCGTGGTCGGCATAGGCCGCCAGCCCCTTGATGCCGTATACGATAAGTTCTCTCAAGGAAAGGATGTCGGGGTTGAGATCGGGATTGGCCTTGACCCCCACGCCTCCCCCCTGGGCGACGAGTTCGTCCTTGGTGGCAGCCGCCTGAAAAACGGCGGCTGGCGCCGTGAAATCGACCTTGCCTCCTGCCGCGGCCACTTTTACCTTGAGCGCTTCCCTCAATTCGACGCTTCGATTGATCAGTTTGACGAAGCGTTCGGCATCGAAATTGACGTTGGTCAGGGTGGAAAAAATGGCTTCGCAGGTAAACCGGTCGACCTCGCTACTCCTGACACCGACCTTGCTACCCTCCACTGCATAGAGGGAGAGCCCTTTGAGCGCATGAATCAAAAGATCCTGCAGGGCGGCCGTATCGGGCTGCTTCCCGCAAACGCCTATTTTGGTGCACCCTTCGCCCTTTGCCGTCTGCTCACATTGAAAACAAAACATGGTTGCCTCCTTTACATTAGAAACGTTCAGTTATTTTTTTAGGGTCATTACCAATTTGCCAACGCTTTTCCTTAAACGTGATACCGAGTTTATCCTTATTTCTAACGCTAAAAATTATTGTTTGATGCTTTTTCATCCATGCACTCAAGCACCAATTGCCTGATGTTGATGTGCAGTTTATGGGATCGTGAACAATTTTTCCTTGACTTAAGTCAACACCAAATAAAATTTTTAACGCTTGACCATGAAAATAAGGCGTGAAATAATGCAACCCGCTTATATCTATAGTAAAAATTAAATCAAAAAAATATTCACCACAAAATTTTTTTTGCGGCGCAGCCGCATCCAATTTTAACGCGCAGCGATAAAATTATGGAAAAAATACTTGAAATCATAGCGCAGATTCCGATTTTCGAAGGTTTGTCCGAAGCGGAGTTGAAAGAACTGCGCCGGATAGCCAGGGACAGGTTTTACAACAAGGGGCAAACCGTTTTTTCAGAGGGTGACGAAGGAAACGGCTTTTACGTCGTGGCGGCGGGCAAGGTGAAGATCTACAAGATGTCGCAGGAGGGCAAGGAGCAGATCCTGCATATTTATGGACCGGGCAATCCCTTTGGCGAGGTGCCGGTGTTTTCGGGTAAAAGGTTCCCGGCCAATGCCCAGACCCTCTCGAAAAGCCACCTTCTGTTTTTTCCCCGTACGTCCTTTATAACGTTGATTTCCAACAACCCATCCCTTTGTCTGAATATGCTGGCGGTGCTTTCCATGCGTTTGCGGCAGTTCACCGTCCAGGTGGAGAATCTGTCTCTCAAGGAGGTTCCCGGCCGGCTTGCGTCCTATCTCCTTTACCTGGCGCGGGAACAGGAGAACGGGCACGTCGTTTCCCTGCCCATTTCCAAGGGGCAACTGGCCAGTCTTCTGGGAACCATCCCCGAAACCCTGTCCCGGATCCTGGCAAAAATGAGCGGCCGCCGGTTGATAGGGGTGGAGGGCGGCCGTATCGACCTGCTGGACCCTGCGGGGCTGGAGGAACTTGCCGAGACCGGGAAACTGTAATTACGAATTTGCGAAGTGAATTATTTTAACTAGAAATTGCATTTATTTGTGGAAGAGCGATATCGGAATCCGCAGGATTTAGGCAAAATTCCCCAATACCCTGCA
This region of Deltaproteobacteria bacterium genomic DNA includes:
- the hcp gene encoding hydroxylamine reductase, producing MFCFQCEQTAKGEGCTKIGVCGKQPDTAALQDLLIHALKGLSLYAVEGSKVGVRSSEVDRFTCEAIFSTLTNVNFDAERFVKLINRSVELREALKVKVAAAGGKVDFTAPAAVFQAAATKDELVAQGGGVGVKANPDLNPDILSLRELIVYGIKGLAAYADHARILGQTDDAIYAFIYEGLAATLNDDIGVDELVGLALKCGEVNLKAMELLDAGNTGTYGHPVPTSVPLGAKKGKAILVSGHDLKDLEEVLKQSQGKGINVYTHGEMLPCHGYPELKKYDHFYGHYGTAWQNQAREFAAFPGPILMTTNCIQKPRDEYKGNIYTTGLVGWPGVTHLVDKDFTPLVEKALAMPGFEEDAPGKSVMVGFARNAVLGVADKVIEAVKNKAIRHFFLVAGCDGAKPGRNYYTEFVEKVPADSVVLTLACGKFRFFDMDLGDIGGIPRLLDVGQCNDAYSAVQIAVALANAFECDVNDLPLSMVLSWYEQKACVILLSLLHLGIKDIRLGPSLPAFISPNVLDVLVKNFNIMPITTPDEDLKAILG
- a CDS encoding Crp/Fnr family transcriptional regulator, coding for MEKILEIIAQIPIFEGLSEAELKELRRIARDRFYNKGQTVFSEGDEGNGFYVVAAGKVKIYKMSQEGKEQILHIYGPGNPFGEVPVFSGKRFPANAQTLSKSHLLFFPRTSFITLISNNPSLCLNMLAVLSMRLRQFTVQVENLSLKEVPGRLASYLLYLAREQENGHVVSLPISKGQLASLLGTIPETLSRILAKMSGRRLIGVEGGRIDLLDPAGLEELAETGKL